A region of Arabidopsis thaliana chromosome 5, partial sequence DNA encodes the following proteins:
- a CDS encoding Leucine-rich repeat (LRR) family protein (Leucine-rich repeat (LRR) family protein; CONTAINS InterPro DOMAIN/s: Leucine-rich repeat, typical subtype (InterPro:IPR003591), Leucine-rich repeat (InterPro:IPR001611); BEST Arabidopsis thaliana protein match is: plant intracellular ras group-related LRR 4 (TAIR:AT4G35470.1).) encodes MNSLTVEQVLKEKKTNDPDSVKELNLGHKALTDVSCLSKFKNLEKLDLRFNNLTDLQGLKSCVNLKWLSVVENKLQSLNGIEALTKLTVLNAGKNKLKSMNEISSLVNLRALILNDNEISSICKLDLLKDLNSLVLSRNPISEIGDSLSKLKNLSKSCSDLKELRLANNEIKALPAELAVNKRLLNLDVGNNVITQLSGLEVLGTLSCLRNLNIRGNPISDNDKSAKKVRTLLLPSVNVFNAQPLEKSSRNAKHIRLDTDDETFDAYHNKSAEEEQSKEDRKRKKSSKRNKSEEEEVNNEDHKSKKKKSKSNTNVDQVETKKKEEHKEKTIPSNNDDDDDAEKKQKRATPKEELDAIDDAETSFAEIFSRENVPKGSEDGIEKKKKSSVQETGLVKVIDTKANKKKKKSEKKQSKSVVIDLPMEVEIGLGGESKWE; translated from the exons ATGAATTCGTTAACCGTTGAACAAGtattgaaagagaagaagaccaATGACCCAGATTCCGTCAAGGAACTTAATCTCGGCCATAAAGCTCTCACCGAC gTGTCTTGTTTGAGCAAGTTCAAAAACTTGGAAAAGCTTGATCTTCGTTTCAACAATCTAACAGATCTTCAG GGACTCAAGTCTTGTGTGAACTTGAAATGGCTTTCAGTTGTGGAAAACAAATTGCAAAGCTTAAATGGAATTGAAGCACTCACTAAGCTTACG GTGCTTAATGCTGGAAAGAATAAGCTCAAATCCATGAATGAGATCTCTTCTCTTGTCAATTTACGGGCCTTGATCTTGAATG ACAATGAAATCTCCTCCATTTGCAAGCTTGATTTACTCAAAGACTTGAACAGTCTCG TTCTTTCTAGGAACCCAATCAGTGAAATAGGTGACTCACTTTCAAAGTTGAAAAACCTCTCCAAA TCATGCTCTGATTTGAAAGAGCTGCGGCTCGCGAACAATGAAATCAAG GCTCTCCCAGCAGAACTAGCAGTCAACAAAAGACTACTCAATTTGGATGTGGGAAACAATGTGATTACGCAACTCTCTGGTTTAGAG GTTTTGGGTACACTATCTTGCTTGCGAAATCTGAATATTCGAGGAAACCCGATTTCTGATAACGATAAGTCAGCTAAGAAG GTGAGAACGTTGCTTCTCCCTTCAGTGAATGTATTCAACGCTCAACCCTTAGAAAAAAGCTCAAGGAATGCAAAGCATATTCGGCTTGATACCGATGATGAAACCTTTGATGCCTATCACAATAAATCAGCAGAAGAGGAACAATCTAAAGAAGATCGAAAACGCAAGAAGAGCTCTAAGAGAAATAagtcagaagaagaagaagtcaacaATGAGGATcacaaaagcaagaagaagaagtctaaGAGCAACACAAATGTAGATCaagttgaaacaaaaaagaaagaagaacataaaGAGAAGACAATCCCAAgtaacaatgatgatgatgatgatgctgagaagaaacagaaaagggCTACTCCAAAGGAGGAACTCGATGCTATAGATGATGCTGAAACCTCTTTCGCAGAAATCTTTTCCCGGGAAAATGTGCCAAAGGGTTCTGAAGACGgtattgagaagaagaagaaaagcagcGTCCAAGAGACAGGTTTAGTAAAAGTGATAGATACTAAAgctaacaagaagaagaagaagagtgaaaagaagcaaagcaaGAGTGTAGTGATTGATCTTCCCATGGAGGTTGAGATCGGGTTAGGAGGAGAGTCTAAGTGGGAGTAA
- a CDS encoding Leucine-rich repeat (LRR) family protein (Leucine-rich repeat (LRR) family protein; CONTAINS InterPro DOMAIN/s: Leucine-rich repeat (InterPro:IPR001611); BEST Arabidopsis thaliana protein match is: Outer arm dynein light chain 1 protein (TAIR:AT4G03260.2); Has 30201 Blast hits to 17322 proteins in 780 species: Archae - 12; Bacteria - 1396; Metazoa - 17338; Fungi - 3422; Plants - 5037; Viruses - 0; Other Eukaryotes - 2996 (source: NCBI BLink).) produces MNSLTVEQVLKEKKTNDPDSVKELNLGHKALTDVSCLSKFKNLEKLDLRFNNLTDLQGLKSCVNLKWLSVVENKLQSLNGIEALTKLTVLNAGKNKLKSMNEISSLVNLRALILNDNEISSICKLDLLKDLNSLVLSRNPISEIGDSLSKLKNLSKISLSDCRIKAIGSSLKSCSDLKELRLANNEIKALPAELAVNKRLLNLDVGNNVITQLSGLEVLGTLSCLRNLNIRGNPISDNDKSAKKVRTLLLPSVNVFNAQPLEKSSRNAKHIRLDTDDETFDAYHNKSAEEEQSKEDRKRKKSSKRNKSEEEEVNNEDHKSKKKKSKSNTNVDQVETKKKEEHKEKTIPSNNDDDDDAEKKQKRATPKEELDAIDDAETSFAEIFSRENVPKGSEDGIEKKKKSSVQETGLVKVIDTKANKKKKKSEKKQSKSVVIDLPMEVEIGLGGESKWE; encoded by the exons ATGAATTCGTTAACCGTTGAACAAGtattgaaagagaagaagaccaATGACCCAGATTCCGTCAAGGAACTTAATCTCGGCCATAAAGCTCTCACCGAC gTGTCTTGTTTGAGCAAGTTCAAAAACTTGGAAAAGCTTGATCTTCGTTTCAACAATCTAACAGATCTTCAG GGACTCAAGTCTTGTGTGAACTTGAAATGGCTTTCAGTTGTGGAAAACAAATTGCAAAGCTTAAATGGAATTGAAGCACTCACTAAGCTTACG GTGCTTAATGCTGGAAAGAATAAGCTCAAATCCATGAATGAGATCTCTTCTCTTGTCAATTTACGGGCCTTGATCTTGAATG ACAATGAAATCTCCTCCATTTGCAAGCTTGATTTACTCAAAGACTTGAACAGTCTCG TTCTTTCTAGGAACCCAATCAGTGAAATAGGTGACTCACTTTCAAAGTTGAAAAACCTCTCCAAA ATTTCTTTGTCTGACTGCAGAATAAAAGCTATTGGCTCTTCTCTCAAGTCATGCTCTGATTTGAAAGAGCTGCGGCTCGCGAACAATGAAATCAAG GCTCTCCCAGCAGAACTAGCAGTCAACAAAAGACTACTCAATTTGGATGTGGGAAACAATGTGATTACGCAACTCTCTGGTTTAGAG GTTTTGGGTACACTATCTTGCTTGCGAAATCTGAATATTCGAGGAAACCCGATTTCTGATAACGATAAGTCAGCTAAGAAG GTGAGAACGTTGCTTCTCCCTTCAGTGAATGTATTCAACGCTCAACCCTTAGAAAAAAGCTCAAGGAATGCAAAGCATATTCGGCTTGATACCGATGATGAAACCTTTGATGCCTATCACAATAAATCAGCAGAAGAGGAACAATCTAAAGAAGATCGAAAACGCAAGAAGAGCTCTAAGAGAAATAagtcagaagaagaagaagtcaacaATGAGGATcacaaaagcaagaagaagaagtctaaGAGCAACACAAATGTAGATCaagttgaaacaaaaaagaaagaagaacataaaGAGAAGACAATCCCAAgtaacaatgatgatgatgatgatgctgagaagaaacagaaaagggCTACTCCAAAGGAGGAACTCGATGCTATAGATGATGCTGAAACCTCTTTCGCAGAAATCTTTTCCCGGGAAAATGTGCCAAAGGGTTCTGAAGACGgtattgagaagaagaagaaaagcagcGTCCAAGAGACAGGTTTAGTAAAAGTGATAGATACTAAAgctaacaagaagaagaagaagagtgaaaagaagcaaagcaaGAGTGTAGTGATTGATCTTCCCATGGAGGTTGAGATCGGGTTAGGAGGAGAGTCTAAGTGGGAGTAA
- the RIN1 gene encoding P-loop containing nucleoside triphosphate hydrolases superfamily protein (RESISTANCE TO PSEUDOMONAS SYRINGAE PV MACULICOLA INTERACTOR 1 (RIN1); FUNCTIONS IN: protein binding; INVOLVED IN: meristem development, regulation of defense response to fungus, incompatible interaction; LOCATED IN: nucleolus, nucleus, chloroplast; EXPRESSED IN: 22 plant structures; EXPRESSED DURING: 13 growth stages; CONTAINS InterPro DOMAIN/s: TIP49, C-terminal (InterPro:IPR010339), ATPase, AAA+ type, core (InterPro:IPR003593); BEST Arabidopsis thaliana protein match is: P-loop containing nucleoside triphosphate hydrolases superfamily protein (TAIR:AT3G49830.1); Has 3940 Blast hits to 3882 proteins in 1253 species: Archae - 399; Bacteria - 2038; Metazoa - 370; Fungi - 432; Plants - 137; Viruses - 0; Other Eukaryotes - 564 (source: NCBI BLink).): MEKVKIEEIQSTAKKQRIATHTHIKGLGLEPTGIPIKLAAGFVGQLEAREAAGLVVDMIKQKKMAGKALLLAGPPGTGKTALALGISQELGSKVPFCPMVGSEVYSSEVKKTEVLMENFRRAIGLRIKETKEVYEGEVTELSPEETESLTGGYGKSISHVVITLKTVKGTKHLKLDPTIYDALIKEKVAVGDVIYIEANSGAVKRVGRSDAFATEFDLEAEEYVPLPKGEVHKKKEIVQDVTLQDLDAANARPQGGQDILSLMGQMMKPRKTEITDKLRQEINKVVNRYIDEGVAELVPGVLFIDEVHMLDMECFSYLNRALESSLSPIVIFATNRGVCNVRGTDMPSPHGVPIDLLDRLVIIRTQIYDPSEMIQIIAIRAQVEELTVDEECLVLLGEIGQRTSLRHAVQLLSPASIVAKMNGRDNICKADIEEVTSLYLDAKSSAKLLHEQQEKYIS; this comes from the exons ATGGAGAAAGTAAAGATTGAAGAAATTCAGTCCACCGCTAAGAAACAACGGATTGCTACTCACACCCATATCAAAGGCCTTGGCCTCGAG CCAACTGGTATCCCTATAAAATTGGCAGCTGGATTTGTTGGTCAACTTGAGGCTAGAGAGGCAGCTGGTCTTGTAGTTGACATGATTAAGCAGAAGAAAATGGCGGGCAAGGCTCTTTTGCTTGCTGGACCTCCTGGAACTGGGAAAACAGCTTTGGCTCTTGGAATCTCTCAAGAGCTGGGAAGCAAG GTTCCATTCTGTCCAATGGTTGGATCTGAGGTTTACTCATCAGAGGTTAAGAAAACAGAGGTTCTCATGGAGAATTTTAGACGTGCCATTGGTCTACGTATCAAGGAAACCAAAGAAGTCTATGAAGGGGAG GTCACCGAGCTGTCACCAGAAGAAACTGAAAGCCTCACTGGAGGTTATGGTAAAAGCATCAGCCATGTTGTAATTACACTCAAGACAGTCAAAGGAACCAAACATCTGAAATTGGATCCCACTATCTATGATGCCTTGATTAAGGAAAAG GTAGCTGTAGGAGATGTAATCTATATCGAAGCAAACAGTGGAGCTGTCAAACGGGTAGGTAGAAGTGATGCTTTTGCCACTGAATTTGATCTGGAAGCAGAAGAATATGTTCCACTTCCCAAAGGAGAGGtccacaaaaagaaagagatagtGCAG GATGTCACACTCCAAGATCTGGATGCAGCAAATGCTCGACCTCAAGGTGGCCAGGATATACTTTCTTTGATGGGCCAAATGATGAAACCGCGGAAGACTGAGATCACTGATAAGCTTCGGCAAGAAATTAACAAG GTTGTGAACCGATATATAGATGAAGGTGTGGCAGAGCTTGTTCCAGGAGTTCTATTTATTGATGAG GTTCATATGCTTGATATGGAGTGCTTCTCATACTTGAACCGTGCTCTTGAGAGCTCATTATCTCCGATAGTGATATTTGCAACAAATAGAGGTGTTTGCAACGTAAG AGGGACTGATATGCCCAGCCCCCATGGAGTCCCTATTGATCTATTAGATCGATTGGTTATCATCCGGACTCAAATCTATGATCCCTCTGAAATGATCCAG ATTATAGCCATTCGTGCGCAAGTTGAAGAATTAACCGTGGATGAAGAATGCTTGGTTCTACTTGGGGAGATTGGGCAAAGAACTTCACTAAG GCACGCTGTGCAGCTTCTGTCTCCTGCCAGCATTGTAGCGAAAATGAATGGCCGTGACAATATTTGCAAG GCTGATATAGAGGAAGTAACATCACTCTACTTGGATGCTAAATCTTCAGCAAAGCTTTTGCATGagcaacaagaaaaatacatcTCATGA
- a CDS encoding NF-kappa-B inhibitor-like protein (unknown protein; FUNCTIONS IN: molecular_function unknown; INVOLVED IN: biological_process unknown; LOCATED IN: chloroplast; EXPRESSED IN: 22 plant structures; EXPRESSED DURING: 13 growth stages; Has 58 Blast hits to 58 proteins in 20 species: Archae - 0; Bacteria - 0; Metazoa - 0; Fungi - 0; Plants - 57; Viruses - 0; Other Eukaryotes - 1 (source: NCBI BLink).): MESLSIPAASWFSGGTIPPTKVRVSPPHHLRRPPNRNSHRLAAINAASRSVSELVEEDVLQMFMKDREENGDFISKVSDRLWLKEILESIDVNSNGASSSAVELDDTRESLIDGADDDESGFLKLKPTQEWIGWESDSAPMNKKALAKALRDDSERRKKFNFLKYEALKRELMYLSIVIGTGCSGYCLLALSVQAAVSYAVGVLFSCLYLQLLYGYADGLSREAVPDIFLKKKSKKIGIRSEDLEDFVVRTIRGSGMALSSPRLVIPAAIYGLWILSHKYFQNDLFDFQIVPAMVGLFVYKAATLVQVYRDNQDLQFIFPDDY; the protein is encoded by the exons ATGGAGAGTCTCTCGATTCCCGCCGCTTCTTGGTTTTCCGGCGGAACCATTCCTCCGACGAAGGTGAGAGTTTCTCCGCCGCATCATCTCCGGCGACCTCCCAACAGGAATTCCCATCGCTTGGCCGCCATTAATGCCGCTTCTCGCTCTG TGAGTGAGCTAGTGGAGGAGGATGTGTTGCAAATGTTCATGaaagacagagaagaaaatggagattTCATATCTAAAGTTTCTGATAGGCTCTGGTTAAAGGAGATTCTCGAATCTATTGATGTTAATTCCAatggagcttcttcttcagctgtTGAACTAGATGATACTCGG GAAAGCTTGATAGATGGcgctgatgatgatgaaagtgGTTTCTTGAAACTTAAACCGACACAAGAATGGATTGGTTGGGAGAGTGATTCTGCCCCCATGAATAAGAAAGCTCTAGCTAAG GCACTACGAGATGACAGcgagagaaggaagaagtttAACTTTCTGAAATATGAAGCT CTGAAGCGTGAACTCATGTACCTGTCGATTGTAATTGGAACTGGATGCAGCGGATACTGTTTACTAGCTTTATCAGTTCAG GCTGCAGTCAGTTATGCAGTTGGGGTTCTATTCAG TTGCTTGTACCTTCAGCTTTTGTATGGATACGCTGATGGTCTATCACGTGAAGCTGTTCCTGATATCTTCCTGaaaaaaaagtctaaaaa AATCGGGATCAGAAGTGAAGACCTTGAGGACTTTGTAGTGAGGACAATCAGGGGCAGTGGCATGGCTCTCTCTTCTCCACGCTTGGTGATACCAGCTGCAATTTATGGTTTGTGGATACTCTCTCACAAGTATTTCCAGAACGACTTGTTCGACTTTCAG ATAGTTCCAGCAAtggttggtttgtttgtatacAAAGCTGCAACTCTCGTTCAAGTGTACAGAGACAACCAAGATCTTCAGTTCATCTTCCCAGATGACTACTAA
- a CDS encoding NF-kappa-B inhibitor-like protein (unknown protein; FUNCTIONS IN: molecular_function unknown; INVOLVED IN: biological_process unknown; LOCATED IN: chloroplast; EXPRESSED IN: 22 plant structures; EXPRESSED DURING: 13 growth stages; Has 43 Blast hits to 43 proteins in 15 species: Archae - 0; Bacteria - 0; Metazoa - 0; Fungi - 0; Plants - 42; Viruses - 0; Other Eukaryotes - 1 (source: NCBI BLink).), translated as MESLSIPAASWFSGGTIPPTKVRVSPPHHLRRPPNRNSHRLAAINAASRSVSELVEEDVLQMFMKDREENGDFISKVSDRLWLKEILESIDVNSNGASSSAVELDDTRESLIDGADDDESGFLKLKPTQEWIGWESDSAPMNKKALAKALRDDSERRKKFNFLKYEALKRELMYLSIVIGTGCSGYCLLALSVQAAVSYAVGVLFSCLYLQLLYGYADGLSREAVPDIFLKKKSKKIGIRSEDLEDFVVRTIRGSGMALSSPRLVIPAAIYGLWILSHKYFQNDLFDFQFQQWLVCLYTKLQLSFKCTETTKIFSSSSQMTTNCKVHKRPSEIDQETTEL; from the exons ATGGAGAGTCTCTCGATTCCCGCCGCTTCTTGGTTTTCCGGCGGAACCATTCCTCCGACGAAGGTGAGAGTTTCTCCGCCGCATCATCTCCGGCGACCTCCCAACAGGAATTCCCATCGCTTGGCCGCCATTAATGCCGCTTCTCGCTCTG TGAGTGAGCTAGTGGAGGAGGATGTGTTGCAAATGTTCATGaaagacagagaagaaaatggagattTCATATCTAAAGTTTCTGATAGGCTCTGGTTAAAGGAGATTCTCGAATCTATTGATGTTAATTCCAatggagcttcttcttcagctgtTGAACTAGATGATACTCGG GAAAGCTTGATAGATGGcgctgatgatgatgaaagtgGTTTCTTGAAACTTAAACCGACACAAGAATGGATTGGTTGGGAGAGTGATTCTGCCCCCATGAATAAGAAAGCTCTAGCTAAG GCACTACGAGATGACAGcgagagaaggaagaagtttAACTTTCTGAAATATGAAGCT CTGAAGCGTGAACTCATGTACCTGTCGATTGTAATTGGAACTGGATGCAGCGGATACTGTTTACTAGCTTTATCAGTTCAG GCTGCAGTCAGTTATGCAGTTGGGGTTCTATTCAG TTGCTTGTACCTTCAGCTTTTGTATGGATACGCTGATGGTCTATCACGTGAAGCTGTTCCTGATATCTTCCTGaaaaaaaagtctaaaaa AATCGGGATCAGAAGTGAAGACCTTGAGGACTTTGTAGTGAGGACAATCAGGGGCAGTGGCATGGCTCTCTCTTCTCCACGCTTGGTGATACCAGCTGCAATTTATGGTTTGTGGATACTCTCTCACAAGTATTTCCAGAACGACTTGTTCGACTTTCAG TTCCAGCAAtggttggtttgtttgtatacAAAGCTGCAACTCTCGTTCAAGTGTACAGAGACAACCAAGATCTTCAGTTCATCTTCCCAGATGACTACTAACTGCAAAGTTCACAAGCGGCCTTCCGAGATAGACCAGGAAACCACAGAATTGTGA
- the ELM1 gene encoding fission ELM1-like protein (DUF1022) (ELONGATED MITOCHONDRIA 1 (ELM1); CONTAINS InterPro DOMAIN/s: Protein of unknown function DUF1022 (InterPro:IPR009367); BEST Arabidopsis thaliana protein match is: Protein of unknown function (DUF1022) (TAIR:AT5G06180.2); Has 30201 Blast hits to 17322 proteins in 780 species: Archae - 12; Bacteria - 1396; Metazoa - 17338; Fungi - 3422; Plants - 5037; Viruses - 0; Other Eukaryotes - 2996 (source: NCBI BLink).): MRPILLPDPPSLSTGVPDIFEQGGSHNVVRRAVVIGNGFPGSENQCIGLVRALGLSDNHLLYRVTRPKGGLNEWLHWLPVGFHKKLDFILRHIYLYSRLMLGSKQSKYISSVPSENGGNVGLASILEADVKGIVNLARQTYEKDGPLIVIACGRDTISIASSIRRLASENVFVVQIQHPRSHLNRFDMVITPRHDYYPLTLEAQEQVPRFMRSWITPREPPQDHVVLTTGALHQIDYASLRKAASAWHDEFAALPKPLVVVNIGWPRSNCRYGADLAKQLTDSLLNVLATCGSVRITLSYKTPAKVSRVIFKELGDNPKVYIWNGQEPNPYMGHLAWGDAFVVTADSVSLISEACSTGKPVYVVGADHCKWKIAEFQKSLRERGVVRSFTGFEDMSESWSYPPLNDTAEAATRIRRELAARGWSLRS; the protein is encoded by the exons ATGAGGCCAATCCTATTGCCGGATCCACCCAGTCTATCTACCGGCGTCCCTGATATTTTCGAACAAGGCGGTTCCCATAACGTCGTCAGACGCGCCGTCGTCATCGGAAACGGTTTCCCTGGCTCCGAGAATCAGTGTATCGGTCTCGTTCGTGCGCTCGGCTTATCTGATAATCACCTTCTCTAC CGAGTGACAAGGCCTAAAGGAGGACTAAATGAGTGGCTGCACTGGCTCCCAGTTGGTTTTCACAAGAAGTTGGACTTTATCCTCAGGCATATTTACCTCTACTCCAGATTGATGCTTGGATCCAAACAAAGTAAATACATCTCATCTGTACCCTCAGAGAATGGTGGTAATGTAGGTTTGGCCTCTATTCTAGAGGCTGATGTGAAGGGCATTGTAAATTTGGCCCGTCAGACCTATGAAAA GGATGGCCCGTTGATCGTGATTGCATGTGGAAGAGATACTATTTCTATTGCTAGCTCGATAAGACGTTTGGCTTCTGAAAACGTCTTCGTTGTTCAG ATACAACATCCTAGATCACATTTAAATAGGTTTGACATGGTGATCACGCCTCGTCACGACTACTATCCTCTAACACTCGAAGCGCAGGAGCAGGTCCCTAGATTTATGCGTAGTTGGATAACTCCACGTGAACCTCCTCAGGATCATGTA GTCTTGACTACTGGAGCTCTACACCAGATCGATTATGCCTCACTCCGTAAAGCAGCTAGTGCCTGGCATGATGAATTTGCTGCTCTTCCGAAGCCTTTAGTTGTGGTTAACATCGGCTGGCCTAGAA GTAACTGTCGGTATGGAGCAGACCTCGCAAAACAGCTAACAGACTCCCTTCTTAATGTCCTTGCTACCTGTGGAAGTGTCAGAATTACTCTTTCCTACAAAACCCCTGCAAAG GTTTCAAGAGTAATCTTCAAAGAACTTGGAGATAACCCCAAAGTTTACATATGGAATGGCCAAG AACCAAATCCTTACATGGGGCATCTAGCTTGGGGTGATGCTTTTGTGGTGACAGCAGATTCAGTCAGTCTGATAAGCGAAGCTTGTAGCACCGG GAAACCAGTGTACGTTGTTGGAGCCGATCACTGTAAATGGAAGATTGCAGAATTCCAAAAGTCTTTGAGGGAGCGAGGAGTTGTCCGCTCATTTACAGGTTTCGAAGAT ATGTCGGAAAGTTGGAGTTATCCGCCATTGAATGACACAGCAGAGGCAGCTACGAGAATACGGCGTGAATTGGCTGCACGTGGATGGAGTTTACGGTCTTGA